CGCCTTCAGGACCATAGGGGCCCGCTTCGCGGTCCCCTGCTGGCAGCAGCGGGAAGGCCGCGGCCTCTCTTCGGCTGACGGCCAGTGAGAGCCAACCGAGAGCAGGGACCTTGGATCCCCCACTCAGGTGCGTCCCCCCGGTAGGGCTCGTGGTTGGTTTTGGGATCCCGCTACAGTCCATGACTCTTCCAGGCCCGAGAGGCCGTCCAACCGGCCCGGGCTTCGCTCTACCCCACCTGATTCATTATAGAGCCAGGATAGATATGGGAACGGATCCGTTGCAGCGCTCCGAGTGCAGCGGCCGGGTCCCCCGTGTGCGGCGAATGCGGACACGGCCCAGTAGTGCACGGTAGTTGGGCGAATTTCACCGCATCGTGTGGATCGGCGCATCTGCGCCCCGCACCAATGGGTAGTCCCTTGGTGGCTCTTCATGGGGCCAATATGACCAGGTACCCAGGCCATCCATCGCCCTCACGTCCCATCACCTTTACGTACGGGTCGACCGTCCCCGCCTCCTCGAAATCGACCGGCCCACCCAGGAGGAGACAGGCCAAAATGCCGATCACAAACCGCGTCGACCAGCGCGAGGCCGCTCAGCGAGAAGCCATTGACGCAGTTCTCCGCGCCCTGGAACCGCCTACAAGAGCGCACGCGCCCGAGGGAGGGCTCCGGACACAGGTGATCATGGCGACCGGATCGGGAAAGACCCGGGTGGCTATCCACAGCGCGGAAAAGCTCCATGCCAGCCGTGTACTGGTCCTCGTCCCCTCGCTGGACCTGCTCGCCCAGACCGAGGCCGCATGGCGCGAGGGCGGCCGTCGAGGACCCATGATCGGGATCTCCTCGCTACGCGGTGAGGAAGTCCCCTTCCCCAACACCACGGACGTGCACGAGCTGGTGGAGTGGACGCGAAGCCTGGACAAGGTCACCGTCTACGCCACGTACGCCTCCCTCGGCCTGGGCACCCTGGAGAAGGCCCACAACGCCGGCCTCTCAGCTTGGGACCTGATCGTCGTGGACGAGGCGCACCGGACGTCCGGGCGGATCGGAAAGCCGTGGGCGGTGATCCACGACAACACCCGGATCCCGGCTTTGCGCCGACTGTACATGACGGCCACGCCGCGGATGTGGCAGCTCGGGGACGAGGAACAGGCCGGCTCGCCGGGCGAGCTGGTCGCAAGCATGGACGACGACCCGGACGGGCCCTTCGGCAGCCGCTGCTTCACCCTGACGCTCGCGGAAGCCATCGACAGGGGAATCTGCGCCCCCTACCAGGTCGTATGCGTGGACATCACCGACCCCCAGCTCCAGGCCGCACAACTCCTGGGCGCCGAAGCCCGCTCCGAGGAGATCCGCGGGGCCCGGCTCGCCGCTCTGCAGACCGCCCTGGTGAAAGCATCCTCAGAAGAGGACTTCCGCAGAACGCTCGTCTTCCACCACGTCGTCAAAGAGGCCGAAGCCTTCGCCGCAGGCCTCCCCGACGTCACCGCGCAGCTGAACGACACGGACCCCAAGCTGTACCCGGCCACGATCTGGGCGGACTGGCTCTGCGGCGAGCACAGGCCACTCCACCGGCGCCGCGTCCTCGCCGAGTTCGCGGACGGCACCGCCACGGACGGCACCGCCGTGGAGAAGGCCTACCTGTCCTCCGTAAAGGTCCTCGGGGAAGGCGTCGACACCCGCACCTGCGACTCCGTCTACTGGGCCGACGTCCGCGGCTCCATGCCCGACCTCGTCCAGGCCCTCGGCCGCGCCCTCCGCATGCAGCCCGACGAAGGGAAAGTCGCCTCCCTCGTCGTGCCGATCCTCCTCGGACCCGGCGAGACAGCGGACAACATGCTCACCAGCCGGGCGTACGACGGACTCGCCAAACTCCTCGAAGCACTCCGAGCCCACGACGCCCGGATCGTGGAGACCCTCGCCGAGCAGCAAGCGCCGAGCCGCTACAAGCCCGTCAGCGAACGCGGCAGCAGCAAGAACGGCAATGGGTCCGGCAGCGGCTCCGGGAGCGTCAGCGCCCCCGCCAAAACCCTGCTGAAGTTCTCCACACCGCGCGACCCGGCCGCGCTCGCAGCGTTCATCAACCTGCGCATCCTCAACCCCGAACACGAACACTGGCGCCGCGGGGTAGAAGCCACCGTCATCTACGCCCGCACCCACGGCAACCTCCGTGTCCCATCCACCTTCCGCGTTCCGGACGCGGACAACACGAAAGCGTCCGGTTGGCCAGCCTCGCTCGCCAACTTCCCCCTCGGGCAATGGACCGCCGACGCCAGGAAGCGCTACACCCGCGGACACATGAACGCCGAGCGCGTCACCCAGCTGGAGAAACTCGGCATGATCTGGTCCCACCACGACGTCGCGTGGGAAGAAGGCCTGGCCGCCGCACGCGGCTGGGCCGCCGAACACGGCCACCTCCTGGCCCCGCGAGACGCCACCTACCAGGGCACGGCAGTGGGAATCTGGCTGAAGAACGCCCGAGTCGCCGCCCGCAGAACGGCGGAGAACGAGCAGCGGCACTCCGAGGGACTGCCCCTCCAGCCATCGGCCTGGACGATGACACAGGACCGCCGCAAGCAGCTGGAGGACATCGACCCCTCCTGGTGCCCGGACTGGCCCGTGACATGGCAGCGCTGCTTCCACCTCGTCCGACTCCACCTCAACACCGGCCAGGCACTACCAACCGCGGCAAGCAAGGTCATGCGCCAGGGCGAGGACCTCAGCCGGTGGGTCACCTCAGTCCGGCGCGGATGGAGCCAACTCACCAACGTGCAGCAGTGGATGTGCACGCAGATCCTCGGCATCACACCCGCGACCGAGAACAAGAAACCGAAACCCCGTACCAGCCAGGCCAACAAGTGGGCGATGCACTACGAAGCCGCAACCCAGTTCTTCGAGCGCGAGGGGCACCTGGCTGTGCCCCGCAAGCACATCGAGACGATCACCATCGGCGGCGACAGCGAGGACCAGAAGCAACAAGACGTGGCGCTGAAGCTCGGCGCGTGGATCGCCAACCAACGCGCCCGGGCCGCCACCCTCGCACCGGAACGCGTCGAGCAGCTGTCCAAGGCCGGGATGCGGTGGGCGTAGCCGCGCGCAGTGGTGGATATCAGGGGGACCTCGGCCCGCAGCCAGACGCAGGGGTAGCTCAATAGCAGTTCTGTAAACAACGGCCTGTCCGCATCGCCGACCGTACTGCCGCGCAACCCCAGCACGCTGGCATCCAGAACCCCGTTGCCCGCCACCGCGGGGCGTCACCCGGGGAACACAGGAGCCATCAGCACCATCGCATGTCCAGGGCCTCCAGAGCGTTGATCTGCCGCAAAGTGAGCCGGGCGGGATCGCGGCGCCGTTCGCACAGCCAGCGGCGCAGCAGGAGCGGGTCGCCCGCATCGTCGCCGCGGTAGGCGGTGGGGACAGCGAGGTGCTGATGGGTGCGCCAGAACAGGTAGGCCTCGCGCAGCCCTCTGTGGAAGGCCCAGGCCGAGTATCCGCGAGGCCGGTCCAGCAGGTGGGCGAGGGGGTGGCGCAGAGGGATCTGGCCGAGGAGTTCGTGCTGGGTGGCGGTGAGGTGGGGCAGAGCGGCTATCTGATCGGCCAGCCAGTGGCTGTAGGGGTTGGTGGCCTGTTCGGGACCGAGGTCGGGGAAGGGAACCTTGTTCCGGCGTGCGGCACTGAGGACGGCCGCGTAGGTACGGCGCCACTGCCCGCCCGGGTCCCAAGGGCTGTTCCACCAGGGGTAGATCTCGTTGAGGGCGCGGTGATAGCAGTAGGGCAGGGTGTGGCGGTCTGCTTCGGCGCGGCGTCGGGAGAGCCACATACCCAGACGGACCCCGTGATGGGTTTCGGTGCGGGCGGGGGCAAGGTGGCCATGGCGGCCGGTGTAGTCGCGTGCGATGTCGAGAGTGAACTCGATGCTGGTGGGCGGGTG
This is a stretch of genomic DNA from Streptomyces sp. NBC_00536. It encodes these proteins:
- a CDS encoding DEAD/DEAH box helicase: MPITNRVDQREAAQREAIDAVLRALEPPTRAHAPEGGLRTQVIMATGSGKTRVAIHSAEKLHASRVLVLVPSLDLLAQTEAAWREGGRRGPMIGISSLRGEEVPFPNTTDVHELVEWTRSLDKVTVYATYASLGLGTLEKAHNAGLSAWDLIVVDEAHRTSGRIGKPWAVIHDNTRIPALRRLYMTATPRMWQLGDEEQAGSPGELVASMDDDPDGPFGSRCFTLTLAEAIDRGICAPYQVVCVDITDPQLQAAQLLGAEARSEEIRGARLAALQTALVKASSEEDFRRTLVFHHVVKEAEAFAAGLPDVTAQLNDTDPKLYPATIWADWLCGEHRPLHRRRVLAEFADGTATDGTAVEKAYLSSVKVLGEGVDTRTCDSVYWADVRGSMPDLVQALGRALRMQPDEGKVASLVVPILLGPGETADNMLTSRAYDGLAKLLEALRAHDARIVETLAEQQAPSRYKPVSERGSSKNGNGSGSGSGSVSAPAKTLLKFSTPRDPAALAAFINLRILNPEHEHWRRGVEATVIYARTHGNLRVPSTFRVPDADNTKASGWPASLANFPLGQWTADARKRYTRGHMNAERVTQLEKLGMIWSHHDVAWEEGLAAARGWAAEHGHLLAPRDATYQGTAVGIWLKNARVAARRTAENEQRHSEGLPLQPSAWTMTQDRRKQLEDIDPSWCPDWPVTWQRCFHLVRLHLNTGQALPTAASKVMRQGEDLSRWVTSVRRGWSQLTNVQQWMCTQILGITPATENKKPKPRTSQANKWAMHYEAATQFFEREGHLAVPRKHIETITIGGDSEDQKQQDVALKLGAWIANQRARAATLAPERVEQLSKAGMRWA